In Actinomadura luteofluorescens, the sequence GAAGACGAAGAACATCTCGGTGCTGACCAGCGGGATCCACGGGGCCGCCTGCGCGATGAGGCTGAGCGCGCGCGGCATGCCGCGGATCGGCATCTTCGTCCGGTTCACGAACTCCTGGAACATCATCCCGTGATGACATTCCTCGGTCGTCTCGTGGTAGACGTAGCGGAACTCGGGCCGGCCGTTCGGCAGCCGGTAGGCGTAGTTGAGCAGCCCGCGCTTCAGCAGGTTCTCGAACTGCAGCCCGATCTTCATCGCGGTGGCGACGCGCCACAGGCCGATCTGCGACTGGATCTCCGGCGGCTGCGACCGGTACCACGCCGTCTCCCCGAGCCGGTCGAACGGCGGCAGCACCCAGCGCGGGTCGTTCTTGTCGACGAGGAACTCGGGGTCGTCCCAGGGGATGTCGGCGTAGGCCTCCCAGTGCTTGTCGACCGAGGCCTTGTTCAGGCGGTCGATGACGCCGAGGTACGACTTCTTGTCCTTGACCTGCTCGCGGACCTCGTCGGCGAGTTCGGTGGGGGCTTTCGGCATGGGGGACGCTCCCTCGGGGTGGTGCGGCCGGCCGGGGCCGGCGCGGGACGGGTCGTGGCTAGGGGCCGGTGCGGGGCCGGGCCTGCGCCGTGCCCTGCTCGGGGACGATCAGCTGCGCGACGTCCTTGACCTGGCGCAGCACCGCGGCCTGGTGGCCGTCGGCGTCGTCGTCGAGCGCGTTCTGGATGGACAGCCCGACGAACATCGCGAACAGGGTCCGCAGCGTCGTCGAGACGAAGTCGGGGGGAAGGGTGTTGTCGGGGAACAGCCGCTCGAAGGTCTCCGTGATGACCTGGAGGATCCGCTCGTTCAGGTCGCGGCACAGCGGCCGCAGCTCGTCGTCGGTGCGGGCCGCCACCGCCAGCTCCATGAGGGCCTTGGCCGGACGGCCGCGGAACACCTCCCAGAGCAGGTCGAGCGCCCCCGACACGTTGCGCCGCTCCGCCGGCAGCACCGCGAAGGCCGTCTCGTAGGCCAGGCGCTGCGCCTCCAGCAGGTGCTCCAGCGCGGCCGCGACGAGGACCATCTTCGTCGGGTAGTGGTGCTGCTGCGCCCCGCGCGAGACGCCGGCGCGGCGCGCCACCTCCGTGGTGGACGTCCCGGACCAGCCGAGGTCCACCAGGCACTCCGTGGTGGCCTCCAGGAGCCTGGCCTGCGTGCGCGACCGGCGCTCCTCCTGCGTGCGCCGCCCGGAGGAACCGTGGCGGTGACGTCTGCGGCTGCTTACTGACACGCCTCCGAAGGTACGAGCGCGACATACATGCAATCAAGCCTGCATGTATGTTGCCCGCATCACAATTGGACATCGCGTCTTATTGATCTTCGCGGCCGCCCCGTACCGCGCCCGACGTACCCGGCGCCCCGCGCGGCCTCCCCGGGGAGCAGGCGCAGTGCATCTCCTGGCCCGACGACGGGCCCCCTGGCGCCAGGCCACGATCCCGGTCATGGGAAACGCAGCGGAAGCAAGGCGATCGATCGGCGAGGGCGCCGTCGCGGGCGGCGCCCGCACGGTCGGCCTCGGCAAGGTGTACGGGGCCGGCGCCATGGCGGTGCGGGCCCTCGACGACGTCAGCGTGGAGTTCCCGGCGGGCCGGTTCACCGCGATCATGGGGCCGTCCGGGGCCGGGAAGTCCACGCTCATGCACTGCGTCGCGGGCCTGGAGGACGCGACGTCCGGCAAGGTCTACGTGGGCGGCCAGGAGCTCGGCGCGCTGTCGGACCGCCGCCTGACCCGGCTCAGGCGCGAGCGGATCGGATTCGTGTTCCAGGCGTTCAACCTGCTCCCCACGCTGACCGCCCGCGACAACATCCTCCTGCCCCTGACCCTCGCGGGGGCGGGCCCGGAGCGGGAGTGGCTCGACACGGTCGTCCGCGTCCTGAAACTGGGGGACCGGCTGTCGCACCGCCCGTCCGAGCTGTCGGGCGGGCAGCAGCAGCGGGTGGCGCTGGCACGCGCCCTGGTCACGCGCCCGCAGATCGTGTTCGCGGACGAGCCGACCGGCAACCTCGACTCCCGCACCGGCGCCGAGGTGCTGGCGCTCCTGCGCGACGCCGTGGACCACCTGGGCCAGACCGTGGCGATGGTCACCCACGACCCGGTCGCCGCCGGGCACGCCGACGCGGTGGTGTTCCTCGCCGACGGCAGGATCGTCGACGTCATGGACGCGCCCACGCCCGACCGCGTGCTCGACCGCATGCGCGGACTGGGGGACCCCCGATGACCGGCCTCGTCCTCAAGGAGCTGTGGGGACGCAAGCGCCGCCTGGCGGGCTCCCTGGTGGCGGTCTTCCTCGGCGTGACGTTCCTGACCGGGACGCTCGTCCTCGGCGACACCCTCGCGGCGAGCATCGACGGGTACGTGTCCAGCGCGTACGGCGACACGGACGTGGTCGTGCGGAACGCGACCAAGGTGAGCGACGCGCCGTGGGGCGCGCGCGGGCAGATCGACGCGTCGGTCCTGGACAGGGTGCGCCAGGTCAAGGGCGTCGCCAACGCCGAGCCGACCATCGAGGGATCCGGGCAGCTGCTCGCCTCGGACGGCACGGTGATCGCGTCGCGCGGCCCCCGGACGGCGGGCAACTGGAAGACCGACCCGAAGCTCAACCCCTACCGGCTCGCCGAGGGGCGGGCGCCCCGCGCGCCGGACGAGGTCGTCATCGACAGGATGTTCGCCGACGAGGGCCACCTGAAGGTCGGCGACCGGACGGCGGTGCTCACGCCCGAGAAGGTCCCGGTGACCGTTGTCGGCATCAGCATGTTCGGCGACGAGGAGGCCTTCGGCGAGACGTCCTTCACGGCGTTCTCCCTCGAAGGCGCCCGCCTGCACGTCGCGAAGGGCGCCGACCGCATCAGCGGTGTCGCCGTCCGGGCCCGGGACGGCGTCGACCAGGCGGAACTGGCGTCCCGCGTGCGGGCGGCGCTGCCCGCCGGGGTGCAGGCCCTCACGAAGAAGGCGCAGGTCGAGGAGGGCATGAGCCTCGTCCAGAACGGCTTCCTGCGCGTGTTCCGGACCGTGCTGGCCGCGTTCGGCGGGGTGGCGCTGCTGGTCGCCGCGTTCAGCATCCACAACACGTTCGCGATCACGATGGCGCAGCGGACCCGCGAGTCGGCCCTGCTGCGCGCGCTCGGCGCCGGGCGCCGGCAGGTCGTCACCATCGTCGGCTTCGAGGCGCTGGTGATCGGCGCCGCCGCGACCCTCGCCGGGTTCGCCGGCGGGCTCGGGTTCGCCGCCCTGCTGCGCGAGCTGTTCATCCGGTTCCGCATCGGGATCGCGCTGGAGGGCCTCACCGTCGCCGCCACCACGATCATGATCGCGGTTCCCGTCGGGCTGCTGGTCACGCTGGCCGCCGCGCTCGGGCCGGCGCTCAAGGCGTCGCGGGTGCCGCCGCTGGCCGCGCTGCGCGAGGTCGCGGCCGAGGCGTCCCGCCCGACCGAGACCCGGCTCATCGTCGGCGGCGTCTTCGCGGCCGTCGCGGTCGGCACCGTCGCGTTCGGCGCGGTCACCGAGCAGATGGCGATGGCGGCCGCGGGCGCGGTGATGACCGTCGTCTCTATGGTCGTCCTCGGGCCCGTCGCCGCCCGTCCCGTCGCGATGCTGCTCGGCGGGCCCGCGGCGCGGCTGCGCGGCGTGCCCGGGACGCTCGCGCGCGACAACGCCACCCGCAGCCCGGCGCGCACGGCAGGCGCGGCGACCGCCCTGATGATCGGCGTCGGGGTCGTCACGCTGATGACGGTGTTCCTCGGATCGCTGCGCGCCTCTCTGGAGGACGGCGTCGCCGGGTCGTTCCAGGGCCCGATCGTCGTGGACGCGGGCACCAACGAGACCGGCGGGTTCGCCACCTCGCTCGTTCAGGAGGCGGCCAAGCTGCCTCAGGTGAGTGACGTCGCCGGAATGGGCAGGGGCAGCATGCGGGTGAACGGCAAGCCGTCCACCGTAAGCGTGGCCGACCCGTCCGGCCTGCGGCGCGTCCTCGACCTGGACGTTACTCAAGGCGGCCTCACCGACGCCGGTACGTTCGCCGTCTCGAAGAAGGCCGCGGACGACAACGGCTGGCGCGTGGGTACAGCTGTCGGCGTGACGTTCGCGGACGGCGCCTCACAGAGGCTCACCGTGGGCGCCGTCTACGACAACACCGACTTGACCGGCGACTACCTCGTCCCGCGAACGGTGTGGAACGCGCACACCAGGCAGCCTCTGGACACCAGGGCGTTCCTCGAGCTGAAGCCGGGCGCGTCGGTCACGTCCGCGCGGCAGGCCCTCGCCGTCCTGGCCAAGCCGTACGGGGCGCCCGCCGTCGAGTCGCGGGACGAGTTCGTCGCGGCGCAGACCGAGGAGATGGCCGGTTTCATCAGCGTCGTCTACGGGATGCTGATCCTGGCCATCGTCGTCGCGCTGCTCGGCATCGCCAACACGCTGTCGCTCGCCGTCCACGAACGGACCCGCGAACTCGGCCTGCTCCGCGCGGTCGGCGCGACGCGCCCGCAGATCCGGTCGATGGTGCGCTGGGAATCGGTCATCGTGGCGCTGTTCGGCACCGGCGGTGGCCTCGTCCTCGGGGTCTTCCTGGGCTGGGGCCTCGGCGCGGCCCTCGGCAACCCGTTCGCGCCGCCCGCCGCGCAGGTCGCGGTCATCGCCGTGGTCGGCGCGGTCGCCGGGGCGCTCGCCGCGATCCGCCCCGCCCGGCGCGCGGCGCGGCTGGCGATCCTGTCGGCCATCGCCGCACCCTGACGCGCCCGCCCCTCCCCGTTCCCCCGGCGCCACGCCGGGGGACGGGGCGTCCTCCCAGGTCGCGAGGCCGTCCCGGGGCGGGCCGCGTGTCGCGCCCTGGCCGTGGCTAAGGTAAGTCCATGCAGGTCAACCAGTCGGGCAAGCTGATCAACGTCTGTTACGACATCCGCGGGCCGGTCCTCAAGCGCGCCAAGCAGCTGGAGAGCGAGGGAAGCAAGATCCTCAAGCTGCACATCGGCAACCCGGCCCCCTTCGGGTTCGAGGCACCGCCCGAACTCCTCCAGGACATGATCCGCAACCTGCCGGAGGCGCACGGCTACAGCGACTCCAAGGGCATCCTCCCCGCGCGCCGCGCCGTCGTGCAGCGCTTCGAGGACAGCGGGGTCGCCGGCGTCGACGTCGAGGACGTCTACCTCGGCAACGGCGTCTCCGAGCTCATCGTCATGACGCTGCAGGCGCTGCTCAACGACGGCGACGAGGTGCTCATCCCGGCGCCCGACTACCCGCTGTGGACGGCGTCGGCGTCGCTGTGCGGGGGCACGCCCGTCCACTACCTGTGCGACGAGGACGACGGCTGGCAGCCGAGCCTGGACGACATCGAGTCCAAGATCAGCGACCGCACCCGCGCCCTGGTGATCATCAACCCGAACAACCCGACCGGCGCCGTCTACTCGCGCGAGGTGCTCTCGCGCATCGTCGAGGTCGCCCGCCGCCGCAACCTGATCATCTTCGCGGACGAGATCTACGACCGGATCCTCTACGACGACACCGAACACGTCCCGATCGCGTCCCTGGCCCCCGACCTGCTGTGCCTCACCTTCGGCGGGCTGTCCAAGAACTACCGCGTCGCCGGGTTCCGCTCGGGATGGGTTGTGCTGTCCGGCCCTAAGGAGCACGCCGAGTCCTACATCGAGGGCCTCGACATCCTCGCCAACATGCGGCTGTGCCCGAACGTCCCGGGGCAGCACGCCATCCAGGCCGCCCTCGGCGGCTACCAGAGCATCGACGACCTCGTCCTGCCCACCGGGCGCCTCGGCGAGCAGCGCGACCGCGCCTGGAAACTGCTGAACGACCTGCCGGGCGTCAGCTGCGTCAAGCCCACGGGCGCCCTCTACGTCTTCCCGCGCCTCGACCCGGAGATGTACCCGATCGAGGACGACATGCGCTTCGCCCTCGACCTGCTGGAGCAGCAGAAGCTCCTCATCGTCCAGGGGACCGGGTTCAACTGGCCGTCCACCGACCACTTCCGCATCGTCACGCTCCAGTACGCCGACGACCTGGAGGACGCCGTCGGCCGCATCGGCGAGTTCCTGTCGGCCTACCGCCGCTAGGACGGCGCCGCGGCGGCGTCGAGGCGCCGGAGCGCGCCGCGGACGACCGCGGGATCCGTGGTCGCCCAGAACGGCGGCAGCGAGTTCTTGAGGAAGCCGCCGTAGCGGGCCGTGGCGAGCCGCGGGTCGAGGACGGCGACCACGCCGCGGTCGTCCATCGAGCGCAGCAGCCGGCCCGCGCCCTGCGCGAGCAGCAGCGCCGCGTGCGTCGCCGCGACCGCCATGAACCCGTTGCCGCCCCGCGCCGCGACGGCCCGGGACCGCGCCGACGACACCGGGTCGTCCGGGCGCGGGAACGGGATGCGGTCCATGATGACGAGCTGCAGCGACGGGCCGGGGACGTCGACGCCCTGCCACAGCGACAGGGTGCCGAACAGGCAGGTCCGCTCGTCCTCGGCGAACTGCTTCACCAGCAGGGACGTGGAGTCTTCGCCCTGGCAGAGCAGCGGGTGGGACAGGTGGTCCTTCAACTCGTCGGCGGCCTGGCGCGCGGCGCGCATCGAGGAGAACAGGCCGAGCGTCCGCCCGCCCGCCGCCTCGATCAGCTCGGTGATCTCGGTCAGGTAGGCGTCGGCGAGGCCGTCCCGCCCCGGCTGCGGCAGATGCCGCGCGACGTAGAGGATGCCCGCCTTCGGATGGTCGAACGGCGAACCGACGTCGAGCCCCGACCAGACGACCTGGGTCTCCTCCTCGCCCTTCTCCGTCGCGGTCTGGGCGAGGCCCTCGGCGGCGGTCTTGGCGTCCCGTGAGCCGCCCTCGTCCAGCGGCGGCAGGCCCCACTGGCGGGCGAGCGGCTCGAACGACCCGCCCAGCGTGAGCGTCGCCGACGTGAGCACTGCGGTGCGCTGCTCGAACAGCGTCGTGCGCAGCAGCCCGCCGACGCCGATCGGCGCCACGTGCAGCGCCGGAGGCCGCTTCGGGCGCCCTTCCTGGACGAACGGCTTCTCCAGCCACACCACGTCGAAGCGCTGCGCCATCTCGGGCTGGAACGCCTCCAGGATCCGCACCGCCGTGTCGTGCAGCTCCTCCAGCGAGGACCGCGCCGCCTTGCGCGCGGCCATGTCGCCGGGGTCGGCGTCCTTCTTCTCCGGCCCGAGCGCCGTGACGCAGGCGTGCGCGGCGTCCCGCACGGACGCCAGGGTGTTGCCCAGGCCGCCGGACAGGACGTCCATACGGCCCGCGGGCATCTCCTCCAGCAGAAGGCCGAGCCCTTCGGCGGCCTCCTTGAGCCGGTCGGCGAGGTGCTCCTCGGTCAGGCGCCCGCACCGCCGCGCGGCCGTCTCCACCCCGGCCGCGCTCAGATCCCCGGTCGCGACGGAGGTGACCCGGTCGACCAGCTCGTGCGCCTCGTCCACGATCACCACGTCGTGCTCGGGCAGGACCTGGAACTCCTCCAGGGCGTCGATGGCCAGCAGCGCGTGGTTCGTGACGACGATGTGCGCCTCGCCCGCCTCCGCCCGCGCCAGCTCGGCGAAGCACTCGCTGCCCTGCGGGCACCGCTGCGCGCCCAGGCACTCCTTCGCCGTCACGGCGACCTGCCGCCACGCCTGCTCGCCCACTCCCGGCACCAGCTCGTCGCGGTCGCCGGTCTTCGTCTCCTCGGCCCACTCGTTCAGCCGCTTGACCTGGCGCCCGAGCGAGGACAGCTGCTGCGGGTCGAACAGGCTCGGCCCGCCGTCCTCCTCCTCGGGCACGCCCGTCTGCACCCGGTGCAGGCACAGGTAGTTGCGGCGCCCCTTGAGGATCGCGAACTTCAGCTCCGTCCCGAGCAGTGGCCCGAGGGCCTCCGCGAGCCGCGGCAGGTCGCGGTCGACGAGCTGCCGCTGCAACGCGATCGTCGCCGTGGACACCACCACCGTCGTCTTCTCCTTGACGGCGTGGCGGATCGCGGGGACCAGATAGGCGAGCGACTTGCCCGTCCCCGTGCCCGCCTGAGCGGCGACGTGCTCCCCGGACTCGATGGCCTTCTCCACCGCCTGCGCCATCGTCACCTGCCCGGGGCGCTCGGCGCCCCCGACGGACGCGACGGCCGCGGCGAGAAGGGTCGCCATGTCGGAAATCTGGGTCTCGCTGCCGGTCAGCAGATCAGGGGCGGGCACGTCGCCCAACGCTACCGCCCGCGGCCGACACCCGCGCCCCGTCCCGCGCGACCGCGTCCCGAATCACCCCGGAGTTATCCACAGTTCGGCAAGCCGCGACGGCCCTCCGCCGCCCCTGAGAACCTCGGCACATGACATCACTGGTGATCCGCTCCGCCCAGGACGCCATCGCGGCCGTCCCCTACCTGCTCGGCTTCCACCCCTCGCGCAGCCTCGTCGTCATCGGCTTCGAGGGGCGGTCCCGCGGCACATGCGCGATCCGGCTCGACTTACCGTCGTCCGGCGAAGCCGAACGCGTCGCCGCCGTCCTGTCGGGCAACGGCTTCGCCCGCTCGCTCCTGCTCGGGTACGGCCCGCCCGGCGAGGTGGCGGAGGCCGCCCGGCCCATGCGCGCCGCCCTGGCCGCCGCGGGCGTCCCCGTCGCCGAGGCCATCCGCGTCGCCGACGGCCGCTGGTGGTCGCTCACCTGCGACGACGTCTGCTGCCCTCCCGAAGGCACCCCGTATGACATCTCCGCCAGCGCCGTCGCGGCCCAGGCGACGTTCGGAGGCCACGTGGCCCTGGCCGACCGCGCGGAGCTCGTCGCCTCCGTCCAGCCGCTCGACGGTCCCGCCCGCGCCGCCATGCACCACGCCACCGAACGCGCCGAGCGGCGCTACCTGGCCCGCCCGCCCTCGTCCGCCGAGAACGACCTCGCCTTCGTCCTCACCCTGCTCGCCCGCGCCCGCGACGGCTCCCGCCCGACCGACGACGAGGTCGCCTGGCTCGGCCTCCTCCTCACCGACCTGCGCGTCCGCGACGAGACCTGGAGCCACACCGACGAAGATCCCACGGCCGCCGACATCGCCTTCTGGCGCGACATCGTCCGCCGCGTCGACCCCGCCCGCGCCCCGGCCCCCGCGTCCCTGCTGGCGTTCGCCGCCTACAGCGCGGGCGACGGCGGCCTGGCCAACGTCGCCCTGCAACGCGCCCTGGACGCCGACCCCGCCTACTCCATGGCCGTCATCCTTCGCGAAGTGGTCAACGCCGGTGTTCCCCCCGCCAAGATGCGCCCACGCACAATTACCGCGGGCTCACGGCCCGGGGCTGCCCGCTAACGGCCCGTGAATCAGACCCGTGGTCGCAAGCCCAAGTGCTTGCGGCCGACGGTTCACGGCCACGGGCCGACGGTAACCCGGCCACGGCCGAAGCCCGTGGCCCGTGGCCCACGAGAGGGCGCGGTCGGACGACCGAGCGAGAGGAGGGGAGAGTGTGATCAGCCGGCGGCGTCGAGGACCTCGCGGAGCTTGCGCGCGAAGGCTTCGGGCTGCCCGGCGTAGCCGGACTCGCCGCCGACGAAGCCGCCGTGGTGACTCGGGAAGACGGCCGGTCGCTGACCGAGCAGCTCGGCCATCGCCACCGAGGTGCGTGCGGTGAAGGTGTCCCCGGACTCTTCGCCCACCGCGATCACGATCCTTGTCGGTGCCGCGGTCAGCGCGCCGACGTCGGGCCGGTAGTCACTGACCGCCCACGACCGGTCGGACAGCAGCGGATCGTCACGGGACCCGTCGTCCTCGGCCGGCATCCCGAACGCGGCGGGGTCCGGGGCGGGCTGGACGAAGTAGTCGTCGGTGAACTCGCCCTGCCACGACGTCATCACGATGAAGGCCGCCATGCCGGCGCCCGAGCCCGCCTTCTCGTAGACGTCCCGGACGCCGGCCCGGGCGCGCTCGGCGGCCCGGGCGTCGGGGAGCACCGCGATGAGCGGCGGCTCGTGCGCCACCAGGGTGGTCACGCAGTCGGGGTGGGCGGTCACGAGCGCGAGCGCGGTCACCGCGCCGCCGCTGCTCGCGAACATCTCGACCGGCCCCGCGCCGAGCGCCTCGATGACCGCGTACACGTCGCCGGCCTGGATCTCGGGCGCCTGGTCGACGCGGCCGTCCCTGCGGACGCTGCGCCCGAGCCCGCGCGGGTCATAGGTGATCACGCTGCGGTCAGGGAAGTGCGACGCCAGCGCGCCGAAGCCACTGGCGTCCATGGGCTGCCCGATCATGAACAGCGGCGGACGCCCGCCGCCGCCCGGCAGCGGCCCGTGAACGTCATAGACGAGGTCGACCTCGGGAGTCTTGAGCACCTGCGTAGTCATGACCACATTGACTCCGGCCACCTCGAAAACTCATCGCCCCCAACACCACAGACCACCCCGGCCAGCGCCATCGACGTGCTCGAGCGTGTTCCTGCCAAGGAGGGCATCGACATCTCCGCCGAGATCCCAAGGTCCTCACCGTCGACGCCGTCCAGGCCTCGGACGTCGTCATCACCATGGGCTGCGGCGACACGTCTCCCGTGTTCCCCGGCAAGCGCTACCTCGACTGGCGGCTCGACGACCCGGCGGGTCGGGGCGTCGACGCCGTCCGTCCCACCCGCGATGAGATCCGCGCACGCGTCGAGGCGCTCGCCGCGGAGCTCACGGCCTGAGCTTCCGGCGGGTTCCCGCCCGGTCAGGAGGAGACGGCCTCGCCAGGGGCGCCGGGGTCGATGCGACGGTCGCGGTTGCGGTCGTTCCAGGCGCGCATGCGGGGCGGGTACCCGACGATCTGGACGTCGTAGACGGGCAGGCCGAGGTCGCGGGCCACCTTGCCGATGACCTTGGGAGAGCCGACGCGGCGGCGCGTCCACTCGCCGTCGTGGGCGACGGCGACGGCCGTGGTGTCGGTGGCGTACGTCTCGGGCTCGACGAAGAACTCGACGCCGCGGCGGGCGCGGGCGAAGGCGATCAGCGCCTCGATGTCGGAGTCCGTCGCCTCCCGGTCGAGCTTGGTGACCGTGGAACCGCGGTGCCTGCGGATCCCGAACCGATCCCGGAACCTCATCGTCAACCCCGTCGTCTGGTCCCGCCCGGAACCGCTCCGGAGCGGGCTTGCGGTGTACGACGATAACGAGGCCGGCGGCGCGCCGGTTCCCGACACAGCGGCGGCGACCCCGGCGGGCCGGGAGGCCGCGCCCTAGACTGGCGCCTTCGGGGGATCATCACGCGGGGGTGTCGATGAACGGGCCGAACCTTGTTCGGCGGGTGGCCGGGGCCGTGCTCGCGGTCGCGGTGTTCGGGTTCCTGAGCACCCTCACCCCGGCCCAGGGCAAGGTGAGGCCCGTCGCGCGGACCGAACCCCCCAAGGCCGGCCCCGGGCCGAGACCGGCGGCGCCCCCCAAGCCGCCGCCGCCCGACTGCGCGCGGGCCAAGTGCCTGGCGCTGACGTTCGACGACGGGCCCGCGGAGAGCACCGCGGAGCTGCTGGACATCCTCGCCGCCCGCAAGGTCAGGGCGACGTTCTTCATCGTGGGCGAGAACGCCGCGAGGCACCCGGAGCTGGTGCGGCGCGAGCTGGAGGCCGGGCACGAGATCGCCGACCACAGCTACACGCACGCCGACCTCGGAAGGGCGTCCAAGAAGAAGATCATGGCGGAGCTGACGCGGACGCAGGACGCGATCCGGCGGGCGTCGGGGGTCACGCCCGTGCTGCTCAGGCCGCCCTACGGGTCGACCTCCGAGCGGCTGACGAAGATCACGCGGGAGCTGGGGATGGCGCAGGTGCTGTGGACGGTCGACCCCCTCGACTGGGAGCACCGCGACACCGCCTACGTCGAGAAGCGGGTGCTGAAGGCGGCGCGGCCCGGCTACATCGTGCTGATGCACGACATCCATCCGACGAGCGTGCGGGCCGTCCCGAAGATCATCGACCGGCTGGCGGCCGAGGGGTACGTGTTCGTCACGGTGCCCGAGCTGTTCGGCGGGCGCCTGACCCCCGGGAAGGAGTACGTCCAGCGGAATTCAGGGGATCCTCAGGGTCTTCCCTGA encodes:
- a CDS encoding AurF N-oxygenase family protein: MPKAPTELADEVREQVKDKKSYLGVIDRLNKASVDKHWEAYADIPWDDPEFLVDKNDPRWVLPPFDRLGETAWYRSQPPEIQSQIGLWRVATAMKIGLQFENLLKRGLLNYAYRLPNGRPEFRYVYHETTEECHHGMMFQEFVNRTKMPIRGMPRALSLIAQAAPWIPLVSTEMFFVFVLGGEDPIDYVQRKSLKGGHIKHPLEETIMKIHIAEEARHISFARHYLKHRVPNMHPARRRILGIATPVVLGVMARIMLSPPGPMVRHFNIPKDVVRAAYKNDAAQAEISNSVGKIRDLMAELGVVTPVNKQVWKAFGIWDEPKRRRAAGPAKAA
- a CDS encoding TetR/AcrR family transcriptional regulator; its protein translation is MSVSSRRRHRHGSSGRRTQEERRSRTQARLLEATTECLVDLGWSGTSTTEVARRAGVSRGAQQHHYPTKMVLVAAALEHLLEAQRLAYETAFAVLPAERRNVSGALDLLWEVFRGRPAKALMELAVAARTDDELRPLCRDLNERILQVITETFERLFPDNTLPPDFVSTTLRTLFAMFVGLSIQNALDDDADGHQAAVLRQVKDVAQLIVPEQGTAQARPRTGP
- a CDS encoding ABC transporter ATP-binding protein, whose product is MGNAAEARRSIGEGAVAGGARTVGLGKVYGAGAMAVRALDDVSVEFPAGRFTAIMGPSGAGKSTLMHCVAGLEDATSGKVYVGGQELGALSDRRLTRLRRERIGFVFQAFNLLPTLTARDNILLPLTLAGAGPEREWLDTVVRVLKLGDRLSHRPSELSGGQQQRVALARALVTRPQIVFADEPTGNLDSRTGAEVLALLRDAVDHLGQTVAMVTHDPVAAGHADAVVFLADGRIVDVMDAPTPDRVLDRMRGLGDPR
- a CDS encoding ABC transporter permease; translated protein: MTGLVLKELWGRKRRLAGSLVAVFLGVTFLTGTLVLGDTLAASIDGYVSSAYGDTDVVVRNATKVSDAPWGARGQIDASVLDRVRQVKGVANAEPTIEGSGQLLASDGTVIASRGPRTAGNWKTDPKLNPYRLAEGRAPRAPDEVVIDRMFADEGHLKVGDRTAVLTPEKVPVTVVGISMFGDEEAFGETSFTAFSLEGARLHVAKGADRISGVAVRARDGVDQAELASRVRAALPAGVQALTKKAQVEEGMSLVQNGFLRVFRTVLAAFGGVALLVAAFSIHNTFAITMAQRTRESALLRALGAGRRQVVTIVGFEALVIGAAATLAGFAGGLGFAALLRELFIRFRIGIALEGLTVAATTIMIAVPVGLLVTLAAALGPALKASRVPPLAALREVAAEASRPTETRLIVGGVFAAVAVGTVAFGAVTEQMAMAAAGAVMTVVSMVVLGPVAARPVAMLLGGPAARLRGVPGTLARDNATRSPARTAGAATALMIGVGVVTLMTVFLGSLRASLEDGVAGSFQGPIVVDAGTNETGGFATSLVQEAAKLPQVSDVAGMGRGSMRVNGKPSTVSVADPSGLRRVLDLDVTQGGLTDAGTFAVSKKAADDNGWRVGTAVGVTFADGASQRLTVGAVYDNTDLTGDYLVPRTVWNAHTRQPLDTRAFLELKPGASVTSARQALAVLAKPYGAPAVESRDEFVAAQTEEMAGFISVVYGMLILAIVVALLGIANTLSLAVHERTRELGLLRAVGATRPQIRSMVRWESVIVALFGTGGGLVLGVFLGWGLGAALGNPFAPPAAQVAVIAVVGAVAGALAAIRPARRAARLAILSAIAAP
- a CDS encoding pyridoxal phosphate-dependent aminotransferase; this encodes MQVNQSGKLINVCYDIRGPVLKRAKQLESEGSKILKLHIGNPAPFGFEAPPELLQDMIRNLPEAHGYSDSKGILPARRAVVQRFEDSGVAGVDVEDVYLGNGVSELIVMTLQALLNDGDEVLIPAPDYPLWTASASLCGGTPVHYLCDEDDGWQPSLDDIESKISDRTRALVIINPNNPTGAVYSREVLSRIVEVARRRNLIIFADEIYDRILYDDTEHVPIASLAPDLLCLTFGGLSKNYRVAGFRSGWVVLSGPKEHAESYIEGLDILANMRLCPNVPGQHAIQAALGGYQSIDDLVLPTGRLGEQRDRAWKLLNDLPGVSCVKPTGALYVFPRLDPEMYPIEDDMRFALDLLEQQKLLIVQGTGFNWPSTDHFRIVTLQYADDLEDAVGRIGEFLSAYRR
- a CDS encoding ATP-dependent DNA helicase yields the protein MATLLAAAVASVGGAERPGQVTMAQAVEKAIESGEHVAAQAGTGTGKSLAYLVPAIRHAVKEKTTVVVSTATIALQRQLVDRDLPRLAEALGPLLGTELKFAILKGRRNYLCLHRVQTGVPEEEDGGPSLFDPQQLSSLGRQVKRLNEWAEETKTGDRDELVPGVGEQAWRQVAVTAKECLGAQRCPQGSECFAELARAEAGEAHIVVTNHALLAIDALEEFQVLPEHDVVIVDEAHELVDRVTSVATGDLSAAGVETAARRCGRLTEEHLADRLKEAAEGLGLLLEEMPAGRMDVLSGGLGNTLASVRDAAHACVTALGPEKKDADPGDMAARKAARSSLEELHDTAVRILEAFQPEMAQRFDVVWLEKPFVQEGRPKRPPALHVAPIGVGGLLRTTLFEQRTAVLTSATLTLGGSFEPLARQWGLPPLDEGGSRDAKTAAEGLAQTATEKGEEETQVVWSGLDVGSPFDHPKAGILYVARHLPQPGRDGLADAYLTEITELIEAAGGRTLGLFSSMRAARQAADELKDHLSHPLLCQGEDSTSLLVKQFAEDERTCLFGTLSLWQGVDVPGPSLQLVIMDRIPFPRPDDPVSSARSRAVAARGGNGFMAVAATHAALLLAQGAGRLLRSMDDRGVVAVLDPRLATARYGGFLKNSLPPFWATTDPAVVRGALRRLDAAAAPS
- a CDS encoding DUF4192 domain-containing protein, encoding MTSLVIRSAQDAIAAVPYLLGFHPSRSLVVIGFEGRSRGTCAIRLDLPSSGEAERVAAVLSGNGFARSLLLGYGPPGEVAEAARPMRAALAAAGVPVAEAIRVADGRWWSLTCDDVCCPPEGTPYDISASAVAAQATFGGHVALADRAELVASVQPLDGPARAAMHHATERAERRYLARPPSSAENDLAFVLTLLARARDGSRPTDDEVAWLGLLLTDLRVRDETWSHTDEDPTAADIAFWRDIVRRVDPARAPAPASLLAFAAYSAGDGGLANVALQRALDADPAYSMAVILREVVNAGVPPAKMRPRTITAGSRPGAAR
- a CDS encoding alpha/beta fold hydrolase, with the translated sequence MTTQVLKTPEVDLVYDVHGPLPGGGGRPPLFMIGQPMDASGFGALASHFPDRSVITYDPRGLGRSVRRDGRVDQAPEIQAGDVYAVIEALGAGPVEMFASSGGAVTALALVTAHPDCVTTLVAHEPPLIAVLPDARAAERARAGVRDVYEKAGSGAGMAAFIVMTSWQGEFTDDYFVQPAPDPAAFGMPAEDDGSRDDPLLSDRSWAVSDYRPDVGALTAAPTRIVIAVGEESGDTFTARTSVAMAELLGQRPAVFPSHHGGFVGGESGYAGQPEAFARKLREVLDAAG